In the Clostridium beijerinckii genome, one interval contains:
- a CDS encoding transcriptional regulator GutM produces the protein MNFWFLIICFGIAFILQYILTFAQMKSFTAYYSKLRRRGRVAIGKVKGGFRAGCIAMFAIDQNGIILEGGYMQGITVLARVKKLNGFEGKDVGRLTQADCKNLAKPLTKAVLEASSNYNVIMGGGEVVEPQSPLQRLGNIFTAKKLKAHN, from the coding sequence ATGAATTTTTGGTTTTTGATTATATGCTTTGGAATTGCATTTATACTCCAATATATACTAACATTTGCTCAAATGAAAAGTTTCACGGCTTACTATAGTAAATTGCGAAGAAGAGGAAGAGTTGCCATTGGTAAAGTAAAAGGTGGTTTCCGTGCTGGATGTATTGCAATGTTTGCTATCGATCAAAATGGAATTATACTTGAAGGCGGTTATATGCAAGGAATAACAGTACTTGCAAGGGTTAAGAAACTAAACGGATTTGAAGGAAAAGATGTTGGTAGATTAACTCAAGCAGATTGTAAGAACTTAGCTAAACCATTAACCAAAGCAGTACTAGAAGCCTCTTCCAATTATAACGTTATTATGGGCGGTGGCGAAGTTGTAGAACCTCAAAGTCCATTACAAAGATTAGGTAATATTTTTACAGCTAAAAAATTAAAAGCTCACAATTAG
- the srlA gene encoding glucitol/sorbitol-specific PTS transporter subunit IIC: protein MDAIVYFAKGFMYLFEVGGNTFVSWVTGIIPKVLLLLVFMNSIIAFIGQDKVDRFAKFASRNVILAYGVLPFLSAFMLGNPMALSMGKFLPERMKPSYYASASYHCHTNSGIFPHINVGEIFIYLGIANGITTLGLDPTALGLRYLLVGLVMNFFAGWVTDFTTKIVMRQQGIELSNQLKAN, encoded by the coding sequence ATGGACGCAATTGTTTATTTTGCAAAAGGATTTATGTATTTATTTGAAGTTGGTGGAAATACATTTGTTAGTTGGGTAACAGGAATTATCCCAAAGGTATTATTACTTTTAGTTTTTATGAATTCAATAATTGCTTTTATTGGACAAGATAAAGTTGATAGATTTGCAAAGTTTGCATCTAGAAATGTTATATTAGCTTATGGAGTTTTACCATTCCTATCAGCCTTTATGTTAGGTAATCCAATGGCATTATCAATGGGAAAATTTCTTCCTGAAAGAATGAAACCAAGCTACTATGCATCAGCATCGTATCATTGTCATACAAACAGCGGTATTTTTCCTCACATTAACGTAGGTGAAATATTCATTTACCTAGGTATTGCAAATGGTATTACAACTCTTGGCCTTGATCCAACAGCTTTAGGACTTCGTTATTTATTAGTAGGTTTAGTAATGAATTTCTTTGCAGGATGGGTAACTGATTTTACTACAAAGATTGTTATGAGACAACAAGGTATTGAATTAAGTAATCAACTTAAGGCAAATTAG
- a CDS encoding PTS glucitol/sorbitol transporter subunit IIB, translating into MEKYNAIKIVKGSGGFGGPLTVKPEEGKDTLLYITGGGAEPEIVEKIVNLTGCKAVNGFKTSVPEEQIFLVIIDCGGTLRCGIYPQKRIPTINVMPVGKSGPLAKFITEDIYVSAVGLNQISLADSSAEPIKSTKAPEEGKREFKYSADKKVSQSLAENSKSSIVQKIGMGAGKVVNTLYQAGRDAVQSMITTILPFMAFVAMLIGIIQGSGFGNWFAKILVPLAGNGIGLMILGFICSIPLLSALLGPGAVIAQIVGTLIGVEIGKGTIPPSLALPALFAINTQCACDFIPVGLGLAEAEPETVEVGVPSVLYSRFMIGVPRVAVAWVASIGLYQ; encoded by the coding sequence ATGGAAAAATATAATGCAATTAAAATTGTAAAAGGTAGTGGAGGCTTTGGCGGTCCACTTACAGTAAAACCTGAAGAAGGAAAAGATACATTATTATATATTACAGGTGGTGGAGCTGAACCTGAAATTGTAGAAAAGATTGTTAACTTAACAGGATGTAAAGCGGTAAATGGATTTAAAACATCTGTACCAGAGGAACAAATTTTCTTAGTTATTATTGATTGTGGTGGAACACTTCGCTGTGGAATATACCCACAAAAGAGAATTCCGACAATAAATGTTATGCCAGTAGGTAAAAGTGGGCCTTTAGCAAAATTCATTACAGAAGACATCTATGTATCTGCAGTTGGTTTAAATCAAATTTCTTTAGCTGATTCAAGTGCAGAACCTATAAAGAGCACAAAAGCGCCTGAAGAAGGAAAAAGAGAATTTAAATATAGTGCGGATAAGAAAGTATCACAAAGTTTGGCTGAAAACAGTAAATCAAGCATTGTTCAAAAAATTGGTATGGGAGCAGGTAAAGTTGTAAATACACTATACCAAGCAGGCCGTGATGCAGTTCAATCGATGATTACAACAATATTACCATTCATGGCATTTGTTGCGATGTTAATAGGAATTATACAAGGTTCGGGATTTGGTAATTGGTTCGCTAAAATATTAGTACCATTAGCAGGAAACGGAATTGGACTTATGATTCTTGGATTCATATGCTCTATTCCTCTATTATCAGCATTACTTGGACCAGGTGCAGTTATAGCACAAATCGTAGGTACTTTAATTGGTGTTGAAATAGGTAAAGGGACTATTCCTCCAAGCTTAGCATTACCAGCATTATTCGCTATTAATACACAATGTGCATGTGACTTTATTCCAGTAGGTTTAGGTCTAGCTGAAGCAGAACCAGAAACAGTAGAGGTTGGTGTTCCATCTGTATTGTATTCACGTTTCATGATTGGTGTACCTAGAGTAGCAGTTGCATGGGTTGCAAGTATAGGATTGTATCAATAA
- a CDS encoding fructose-6-phosphate aldolase, translating into MKLIIDDVNIEKIKDVFSIFPIDGVTSNPSILYKYGKQPYEILREIREFIGENSELHVQVISESSEGMLKEAHKIIKELGKNTYVKIPVTREGLKVIKILRKEEINVTATAIYTQMQAYLAGKAGAQYAAPYVNRIDNLGANGVQVAKDIHDIFEKNNLKTEVLAASFKNSQQVLELCKYGIGAATISPDVIEGLIKNACVDVAVENFKKDFEILCGQGNTMLNCR; encoded by the coding sequence GTGAAATTAATTATTGATGATGTAAATATTGAAAAAATAAAAGATGTTTTCAGCATATTCCCAATTGATGGTGTAACTAGTAATCCGAGTATTTTGTATAAGTATGGAAAACAGCCGTATGAAATATTAAGAGAAATACGTGAATTTATTGGAGAAAACTCGGAATTACATGTACAGGTGATTTCTGAAAGTTCAGAAGGTATGCTTAAAGAAGCACATAAAATTATTAAAGAGCTAGGTAAAAATACTTATGTAAAGATACCTGTAACTAGAGAGGGGTTAAAGGTTATAAAAATTCTTAGAAAAGAAGAAATTAATGTTACTGCTACCGCTATATATACTCAAATGCAAGCATATCTAGCTGGAAAAGCAGGTGCTCAATATGCTGCTCCATATGTAAACCGAATTGATAATTTGGGAGCAAATGGTGTTCAAGTGGCAAAAGACATTCACGATATTTTTGAGAAAAACAATTTAAAAACAGAAGTATTAGCAGCTAGTTTTAAGAATTCACAACAAGTATTAGAATTATGCAAGTATGGAATTGGAGCGGCTACAATTTCACCTGATGTAATCGAAGGTTTAATTAAAAACGCTTGCGTGGATGTAGCTGTAGAGAACTTTAAAAAAGATTTTGAAATATTATGTGGTCAAGGTAATACCATGTTAAATTGCCGATAA